DNA from Campylobacter sp. RM5004:
AGCGGCTTGAATGCTTTATTTTTCGTTCCAACTACGCTTTTATGTTCTCAGCATTATAAGACCTTAAAAAATCGCTTAGAGCCTTTTGGGATAAATGTATTTAGGCTTGATAGATTTTCAAATACTAAAAAAGCCATTATGAATACAAAAGAGCCTAAGGTTATAATAGGCACTCACTCGCTTTTATCTTTAGCGATTGACGATGTAGGATTAATAGTAATTGATGAAGAGCATAAATTTGGCGTAAAACAAAAAGAAAAATTAAAAGATATAAGCATAAAAGCTCATCAATTAAGCATGAGTGCAACTCCAATTCCAAGAACTCTAAATCAAGCTTTAAGCACGCTTAAAACATATTCGCAAATCCTAACTCCGCCAAATGATAGGCTAGATGTTAGAACCTTTGTAAAACCTTATGATGATGCTTTGATTAAAGAGGTTATTGCTAGAGAATTAAGGCGAGGCGGACAGATTTTTTATATTCACAATCACATCGCTTCAATTGAGCATAAAAAGCGTTATTTAGAGAATCTATATCCTAATCTTAGGATTTTAGTATTGCATTCAAAAATTCCTGCAAATGAAGCAGAAGAAAAGCTTTTTGCTTATGAAGATAAAAAATATGATTTATTATTATGCACTAGCATTGTAGAAAGCGGAATTGATTTAGCTAATGCAAATACCATAATAGTAGAAAAATCAAATCATTTTGGAATAGCAGATTTACACCAACTTCGTGGTAGAGTAGGGCGTAGTAAGATTCAAGGATTTTGCTATTTTCTAGTAGATAATGAAGAAAATCTTAGCGAAGATTCAAAAAAACGGCTTTTAAGTCTAGCAAGTAATTCATATCTTGGAAGTGGTAGCACGCTAGCGCAAATGGATTTGGAAATAAGAGGCGGTGGAAATTTATTAGGAGCTGAGCAAAGCGGACATATAGAACAACTCGGCTATGCTTTATATATAAAAATGCTTGAAGCTGAAATCAATCGCTTAAGCAAAGGCAATGTTACAAAAGAGATAAAATACGAGCAAAAACTATTAGTAAATGCTTATATAAGTGATTATTTGGTGCCAAATGATAAGTTAAGATTATCGCTATATAGAAAGGTAAATGAGTGCGAAAATTTAGCTGAACTTAGTGCTTTAGAAGATAGTTTTAATGATAGATTTGGTAAGTTTGATAGCTATACTAAGAATTATTTTTCACTTATGGCGATTAAGATTTTATGTATTAAAAATAATTTTATTGAAGTTAGTAACTACGAGCAAAATATAAAATTATTAAAAGAAAACGATGAAAGAATTATTCTAAAAGCACCTAGTAAAAGCGATGAAGATATAATTGTAACGATTTTAAAATATCTTAATTCTTTAAGCTAAATTCCTAATTCAAATTCTTGTTAATTTTCGTGGAATTTGAAATAGGAATTTGGATTAATTATCGTAAGCTTTTAAGATTAAAAGCTAAATTCCTAATTCAAATTCTTTCAACTAAAATAGTGTTAAATTTCTTCATCATTTATATAAATATTAAAGCTTTTTGGTTTGCTTATTTTTTTGATTGCTTCTTGGATGATGAAATTGTTTGTTTTCTTTTCTATATATAAAGTTTTGTTTTTGTAAGTAAAGTTGCAAAGTTCGTTTTCTTTACCTTTGTTTAAAGTATTACAAAATGCTAATATGAAATTAAGCCAGCTTATTGTGTTTTCATCTGGTAAGAGCTTGTTTAATTTGAGATTTTCATAGTTTATTTTTTTGCCGTGTTGTTCAATAATCGTTGCTATTAATGCCTTATCTTCATGCTTTATACAAAAATTTAATCCACTCAATATGCAATAAGCACTATGTTTGTGGTTTGAATAAAAGCTTAGTAATAAGCCACTTTCAATGAGTCTTGCAGCATAATTGAGGTGTTTTTGATATTTTTTATCTACATAATGAATATCTTCTAAAACATTAAAAAGTTTATTTACATTACTAACTAAAGAGCTTGATTTAAACTTAACTAATCTATCTTCTAAACTCTTTAAACTAGGGTTAAAATTAACAGGAAAGCCTTTGTGATGCTTGAATAAATCCTTTAAAAATACGCCTTCTCTTACTCCTGCACCACTTGTTATTATGTTTTTTATTTGAAGTTTTTTAATGATTTTATAAAAGACTAATGCACCCATTTTTATGGTATCGTGGCGTTCTTTTTTAATACCTAGCGAGCTTAGTTCTTGATTTTTACAATTTATAATTTTGTCTATAAAATCAATCTCATCATTAGCTTGATACGAAAAAGCATGAACTTGATTTAATGGATAGTCGTTTTTTTCCATAATTGCATTGCTAATTGCTCTTAAAGAGCCACCTATTGTAATTAGGGTTGAGGCTTTAAAATCTTGCGGGATTTTATCTAAATACGCATCTATGTGTTTTTCTAGTTTATTAAACTTATCTTTAAACAAATCTTTTAGCCTAACTGTTCCTAAATCAAGCGAGAATGTTTTTATTATTTTTTGATTTTCACAAAGACAAAGCTCAGCACTTCCTCCACCTATATCAAGGCAGATTGCTCTTTCTTCAAGTTTTGGAAGTAGATTAATTGCACCAAAACCACTTAAATATGCTTCTTCTTCGCCACTTATTGTTTTTATATTTAACTTTAAATCTTTTTTTAGTAGATTTACTAATTCATCTTTATTTACTGCATCTCTTAGGGCTGATGTGCCTATGCAATAAATTTTATTACATTTAAAATTAAGGGCTTGATTTTTAAAATATTTTATGATTTCATAAGCTTTTTTGATTTGTTTTTCTAAAAGTATATTATCTTGTTCGTAAGCACCTTGAGCTAGGCGAAATTTTACTTTTTGCTCGTTTAATATATAAAATCCATATCTTGAAGTTTTTTCATAAATCGCCATTCTAATGCCATTTGAACCTAAGTCAATAATTGCTGTTTTTTTTGCCATATTTCTCTCTTAATTTTTTTTGATTTTCATTGAAAAAATAGCTCTTGTTCCTTGCATATCTTTTCTGTTTTCAAGTTTTATTTCAGCTTTTAGGGCTGTTGCTGCTGATTTTGATAAATAAAGCCCTAATCCTACACCTTCTTTATTTCCAAATCGTTTAAAAGGTGCGAAATAATCTTTATCTTCGCTAATTCCACAACCCATATCATCTACATATAAATAAAATGTAGAATCTTTGATAAAAGTCGTAATTGTTATTATTGTATCTTCTCTTGAAAATTTAAAAGCATTTTGTATAAAATTTTGTAAAATTTGTGAAAATAGTGTTTTTTGTATTTTAATGCGAAGCTCGTTTGGGCTTAGATTTAATTCTATGCGTTGGCTTGTTTTTGCGCCTAAAAGACTAAAATTTTTGCTTTCATTTTTTATATACTCAATTAAGTCTATTTCATCAGGTTCTTCAAATTGAGCACCTTCTAATCGTCCTATTTTTAGAATTTCATTTATGATTTTGTTTATATTATCTATGCTTTCATTTGAATTTTTTATTGTATTAATGTAATACTCACTATCTCTTGGCTTTATTAGAGTTACATCATTTTTTGCTTTTATTACTGCTAATGGGGTTTTTAATTCGTGTGCAATTCCTATAAAAAGCTCTTTTTGTGAAGTGTTATAATTTTGTATTCTAGTAATTAGATGATTTATGCTATTGATAATGTCTTTAAATTCTAATGGATAGTTTTTAGTATCAAGTCTATTAGTAAAATTATCATCAAATCTACTTATTTTTACACTTAATTCTTTTAAGTGCATTGAAAGTATTCTTGATAAAAATAAAGAATAAAAAATAATCAAACTAATAGCAATAATAATTATTAAAAACAAGCTTATAAATATAGTATCAAGTATTTTTATTGATTGAGTTATATCTTTTTTTAAGATTATATAATCTCCTAATTCATTATATGGATGAGTAAGAATTAGGATTTTTTTATCATTTTCATTGACTATTTTAAAATTAGGCTTTGCGTTTTTTTTATCTAAATGAATGATTTTATAATCTTTAAATATTATAAAATCAGAATTATTATTTACTTCTATTATACTTATTGCGTTTTTTATGAGATTATCAAATTCATTTTGCATAATATTAATCTTTAGAATCTGATAAGACAAAATTGAAAAAATAACAACTAGCACCGTAATAGTTGATGCTAGTTGTAAGAAAAACTTATTTCTTATGCTTTTTTGGGAAAGCAAAATCTATAGCCTCTTCTTCTAATTGTTTCAATAGTTGAAATCCCTAAAGGCTTATCCATTTTTTGTCTAATTTGATTGATTGCAACTTCAATTACATTAGGGGTTACTAATTCAGGTTCTTCCCAAATAGCGTCTAATAATTGCTCTTTTGAAACTATTTGATCTGAATGTCTTGCAAGGTGAGTTAATACTTCAAAAGGTTTTCCTTTTAGTTCTATTTCTTTACCTTTGTATGTGATTTTTTCTTCATCTGGATCAATTTCAAGATTGTCAATTTTAATTGTATTTGAGCCACCAAATCTAAGTCTAGCTTCAATTCTAGCTAATAAAACATCAAAATCAAATGGCTTTTTAATATAATCATCAGCACCTGCTTTTAATGCTGTTATTTCGCTTTCTTTATCATCTTTTGCTGATAGAATGATAACTGAAGTTCTTGAAGATTTTTGTTTTACAATATGAATTAAATCAGTTCCATCTCCATCAGGCAACATCCAATCAGTTAAAACCAAATCATAATTTCTAATTCCTACATAATAAGCAGCATCATTGCAATTCTCACAAGAATCTATTTGATAGCCGTATTCAGTTAAGCCTTCGGCTAAAGTCTTATTTAAAGATATTTCATCTTCTACAACTAAAATACGCATTTTTTTTCCTTAAAGTAAAATTAAGGGAATGCTAACACAATTTAAGCAAACATTCAAGTTTTTTTAAACTTAATTTAATATTTTTTTTTGTATTTAGCACCTAAAGTTGCATTTTTCATAATTTCTAGTTTTTTAATTTTTATTTTAATCTTTTTTAATTGTGGAAATTTATTTTTAATTTTTTTAGCAAGTTTTTTATTTGCCTTTTCTAATGTGTGGAATTTCTTTGCTTTTAGATATTTTTTTGATAATTTCGCTACTTTTGCATAGTCCAAAAATCTATCAGCCTTAGCATCTATTTCTAGGCTTATTTTTTGTTTTTCTAATCTTTCAAACTCTAATAAGCCTATTATACATTTAAAATCAATTTTGATTATTATATGACTTTGCATTCGTCTTTTAAAATCAATCTTTTAATATTAGGTATGTGTTTATAAAAAATAAAAAATAATATCAAATAAAGCGGTGCATGAGAATTAATACTAAGATCAGCATATAAAAACTCAGCACTTATTACACCTATACTAAACCCT
Protein-coding regions in this window:
- the hsrA gene encoding homeostatic response regulator transcription factor HsrA — translated: MRILVVEDEISLNKTLAEGLTEYGYQIDSCENCNDAAYYVGIRNYDLVLTDWMLPDGDGTDLIHIVKQKSSRTSVIILSAKDDKESEITALKAGADDYIKKPFDFDVLLARIEARLRFGGSNTIKIDNLEIDPDEEKITYKGKEIELKGKPFEVLTHLARHSDQIVSKEQLLDAIWEEPELVTPNVIEVAINQIRQKMDKPLGISTIETIRRRGYRFCFPKKA
- a CDS encoding dihydroneopterin aldolase, which codes for MQSHIIIKIDFKCIIGLLEFERLEKQKISLEIDAKADRFLDYAKVAKLSKKYLKAKKFHTLEKANKKLAKKIKNKFPQLKKIKIKIKKLEIMKNATLGAKYKKKY
- a CDS encoding HAMP domain-containing sensor histidine kinase; its protein translation is MQNEFDNLIKNAISIIEVNNNSDFIIFKDYKIIHLDKKNAKPNFKIVNENDKKILILTHPYNELGDYIILKKDITQSIKILDTIFISLFLIIIIAISLIIFYSLFLSRILSMHLKELSVKISRFDDNFTNRLDTKNYPLEFKDIINSINHLITRIQNYNTSQKELFIGIAHELKTPLAVIKAKNDVTLIKPRDSEYYINTIKNSNESIDNINKIINEILKIGRLEGAQFEEPDEIDLIEYIKNESKNFSLLGAKTSQRIELNLSPNELRIKIQKTLFSQILQNFIQNAFKFSREDTIITITTFIKDSTFYLYVDDMGCGISEDKDYFAPFKRFGNKEGVGLGLYLSKSAATALKAEIKLENRKDMQGTRAIFSMKIKKN
- a CDS encoding Ppx/GppA phosphatase family protein, with the translated sequence MAKKTAIIDLGSNGIRMAIYEKTSRYGFYILNEQKVKFRLAQGAYEQDNILLEKQIKKAYEIIKYFKNQALNFKCNKIYCIGTSALRDAVNKDELVNLLKKDLKLNIKTISGEEEAYLSGFGAINLLPKLEERAICLDIGGGSAELCLCENQKIIKTFSLDLGTVRLKDLFKDKFNKLEKHIDAYLDKIPQDFKASTLITIGGSLRAISNAIMEKNDYPLNQVHAFSYQANDEIDFIDKIINCKNQELSSLGIKKERHDTIKMGALVFYKIIKKLQIKNIITSGAGVREGVFLKDLFKHHKGFPVNFNPSLKSLEDRLVKFKSSSLVSNVNKLFNVLEDIHYVDKKYQKHLNYAARLIESGLLLSFYSNHKHSAYCILSGLNFCIKHEDKALIATIIEQHGKKINYENLKLNKLLPDENTISWLNFILAFCNTLNKGKENELCNFTYKNKTLYIEKKTNNFIIQEAIKKISKPKSFNIYINDEEI